A single window of Solenopsis invicta isolate M01_SB chromosome 3, UNIL_Sinv_3.0, whole genome shotgun sequence DNA harbors:
- the LOC105204749 gene encoding aromatic-L-amino-acid decarboxylase-like, giving the protein MDTSEFVEFAKATIDYVADYTETLRNKNVLPDVEPGYLSKLLPKEAPQKSEKWQEVLKDVEQYIMPGITHWNSPHFHAYFPTANSYPAIVAEILSCAIRCIGFSWITSPACTELEVITCNWLGKLLGLPNEFLNSPNGTGEGVIQGSASECTFLCLLAAKDHTTRRVKRLHSEMDENHIKSKLVAYTSNLSNSSVEKAGILGSMPMRLLPVDDKCSLRGETLKKVIQEDLEKSLIPSYVVATLGTTGTCAFDNIDEIGLICKEYNIWLHIDAAYAGAAFVCPEYRHLMSGVQYADSFNVNAHKWLLTNFDASVLWVKDSRRLIETFSVNRIYLAHDKEGFVPDYRVRQIPLGRRFRSLKLWFVIRIYEVQGLQEHIRRTIKLAQLFENYVRSDDRFEVVTEVVMGLVCFRIKGDNSLTKKLVDRLQARKQIYLIVSTYQHKLVARFVVCSRLCREEDIAFSWNEISRQTTEILQESFRKQSVRNIVKSTDDIATRIENLNLETKEISQKIS; this is encoded by the exons atggACACGTCGGAATTTGTGGAATTTGCTAAGGCGACTATAGACTACGTTGCGGATTATACTGAGACTTTGAGAAACAAAAACGTATTACCGGATGTGGAGCCGGGTTACCTTAGTAAGTTATTGCCTAAAGAAGCTCCGCAAAAATCTGAGAAATGGCAAGAGGTTCTAAAAGATGTGGAACAATACATTATGCCAggg ATAACACACTGGAACTCGCCACATTTTCACGCATATTTCCCAACGGCTAACTCTTATCCGGCTATCGTTGCTGAAATTTTGAGCTGCGCTATCAGGTGTATAGGTTTTAGCTGGATAACATCTCCGGCTTGCACCGAACTCGAGGTCATTACATGTAATTGGCTTGGCAAATTGTTAGGGCTACCTAACGAATTTTTGAATTCTCCTAATGGGACAGGTGAAGGAGTCATTCAG GGATCTGCAAGTGAATGTACATTTCTATGTCTGTTAGCTGCGAAAGACCATACAACGCGTCGAGTAAAACGTCTTCATTCCGAGATGGATGAGAATcatattaaatctaaattagtCGCATATACCTCCA ATCTGTCCAATTCTTCAGTGGAGAAGGCAGGAATTTTAGGATCAATGCCAATGAGGTTACTACCAGTGGATGATAAGTGCTCTCTACGCGGAGAAACTTTGAAGAAAGTAATACAGGAAGATTTGGAGAAAAGTCTTATACCGTCTTACGTCGTCGCTACTTTAGGAACTACTGGCACCTGTGCTTTCGACAATATCGACGAGATAGGGCTAATATGCAAAGAATATAACATATGGTTGCACATTGACGCTGCTTACGCAG GTGCAGCATTTGTTTGTCCGGAATATCGTCATTTGATGTCCGGCGTTCAGTATGCGGATTCTTTTAACGTGAACGCGCACAAGTGGTTACTTACAAATTTTGATGCTTCGGTATTGTG ggtAAAAGATTCGAGACGACTTATAGAAACTTTCAGTGTTAACAGAATATATCTTGCCCATGATAAGGAAGGATTTGTACCGGATTATAGagtaag ACAGATACCATTAGGTCGACGTTTCCGTTCACTAAAATTATGGTTCGTCATACGTATTTATGAAGTGCAAGGACTTCAGGAGCACATTAGACGCACCATAAAACTAGCGCAGCTTTTTGAGAATTATGTCAGATCAGATGATAGGTTCGAAGTAGTCACCGAAGTGGTTATGGGTCTAGTCTGTTTCCGTATCAAg gGTGATAACAGTTTGACAAAGAAACTTGTAGACCGTCTACAGGCtagaaaacaaatttatctCATCGTCAGCACGTATCAGCATAAACTTGTTGCTAGATTTGTCGTATGCAGTCGATTATGTCGTGAAGAAGATATTGCTTTCTCGTGGAATGAAATAAGTAGACAGACGACAGAAATTTTGCAGGAAAGTTTTCGTAAACAATCGGTTCGAAACATCGTGAAATCAACAGATGATATTGCGACAAGGATAGAAAATTTGAACTTAGAAACGAAAgaaatttcgcaaaaaatatcgtaa